The Gadus chalcogrammus isolate NIFS_2021 chromosome 16, NIFS_Gcha_1.0, whole genome shotgun sequence DNA window AGGCCGAAACAGCTCCATGGTGGCTTAGCTCGACTTGACAGAGGCTTATcttacgggggggggggggggggggagagagagagagagagagagagagagagagagagagagagagagagagagagagagagagagagagaggagagagagagagagagagagagagagagagagagagagagagagagagagagagagagagagagagagagagagagagagagagagagagagagagagagagagagaggagagagagagagagagagagagagagagagagagagagagagagagagagaaacacagagacagacagacagagaccggTCTACAAACATGTGATCCATGCAATTAACTTTTTCGATATAAAATATCCCGCCAATGATAAGATGAACTGAGACGGAAAAGGGAAAGAAAGTCGActgatggatgaatggaaaCTGATTAGAGGGCCAAGAAATTGTAATCCCACCTTGTATCCAAAGGTGGACGTCTTGACTTCGCAGGCCAATGTCGTTCAACACCTCGCATCGGTACACTCCAGAGTCGTTGCGGTCTAAAGGTCTGGTGAAGGCAAAGCTGTAGTTGGATATCACCACGCCGTGGGGCATCGGGCCATCCATCCTGCAAGAAAACCAAGGCAAACAGAGTCTGAATCTGGGTCATTGAAATATTACACTGAAGCCCAGTCACTCGAGATAAAATCGAAAGTCAATCCAGAACAAATAGAATTTATGTTCCCAGTAGTAATTGAGAATCAATAATGGAGACGTTTACTGATGTTGACGAATAACTGCATCTTGACAGGTGATCCACatagcgtgtgcgtgtgcgtgactgACCTCATCCAGGTGAAGTTGCGGGCGGGGGGGTTGGCCTTGGCACCACATTCGAGGCGGACGTCCTTCTGGCCCACATACCAGTTCTTATCATCTCCCAGTATCCGCACCACTGGTGCAACTGTGTGAAACAAAAGAGTTACAGAGATGTTGAGAGCCCGGCCGCTAAATGATTGACTAGTGTGGGAGCTTATTCTCCAACACATTGGCGCCTTTACAGTTTACTTTCTGGGGATTGGCTTAATACATCTCCTTTTACTATAGATTGGATTTGTATGTAAACGATACCCGTTTTCCTTACTGGCTTAAATAAAGTGAACTCCTCTTAGTTCACATGTGATGCGAATTATCTTTTAATATGCTGTTGTATTCTGTGTTTCGCCTGTTAGCCAGGGTTTGAATCCGTTCCAACCTATAAACCTCAATAAGGAGAGAAGGACCCATGTTACAAGGGGGAACGGATATACGACTACAGGGCACTTCTTAATCAGTCAATGTGACCGCGGTGTGCATGATGACAAATTAGCCTTTttcataaacaaacaaagtgtGATGGAGAAACAAAGCGCAAACAGACCGAGGCCGGGCGGGCGGGAACGCAGCCAGGCCAACCCACagataacaccccccccccccaccccacccccccccgctcccccgtCTCGGGAAGACGACAGACGGCCGCGCAGACAGGAGGCTAGCAGCCTAGCGGTGGCTAATAATAAACTCTACCTCGTGctgagaaacaaacaaaaaggcgACTCTGGAGCGCGGCGAAATGAACGCCTCCGACAGATGCTCTCCTGTAATAACACGCGGCAAACAATGACAACACAATATCCAATTTGTGGGGGGTTTTGATTTCCACCAGGACCCCCCGGGGGCGGGAGTCATGGCGGCGCGGTGAACGAGGCCTGGTGTCTCTGCGGCCGCTgacattcaccccccccccctcttgccaAACCCAGAGATGATGCTTCTTTTGCGCTTGGAAAATAGCGCCCGACTTGATTTATTGAGCTCAGAAGCCCCTTACCTTCCTGCATTAACCTTGGTTTTctgcatccccccctccctctccaaacagcctcccccccacccccaccgacCCTCCCACCCCTCGCATCGCTTCTGCTGCGCGCTGATCAATATTTCATAAAATGCCTTCATTAGTCTGCACTCACGCAGTCCAAACAGATCCTTTCCTGCGCGATGCCCGCCAAGGAAGCATGCATCGATGATTATAACATTAGGACGGCTCTTAAATGGCCCTTTATGGATGATGGGAGGGGGAAGGGTGGAGCAGAGCGTCCGTAAATCAGCCCATCGATGTGGGTTAATACAGATAAGATGGACTGAGTCTGGTTGGGCTGCACAGTGGCATGCTGCATTATAATAAACCTCCCCCGCCTCCTTATAAACGCTCAGGAAGCTTCCCCCTCCGACGGGAAGGATCCGACTGAAAGCTCGCGGAACCATCAGAGGAACCAGACGAAGTATAATAGCTTTGGGTGCATCGTAAAAACAAATGATAAATCCATACCttgcattttgttttttataatagTTCAgaaacttttatccaaagctccTTATGTTCTTGTCAGGTCATTTGGAGGCAGGCAGGGGGAGTTTGGGCAGCCCGCCTCCGAATGCCAGAATACCAAGTGCCAACATTGGCAATCGAACCCGAAACCTTCAGGTGGGAGTCAACCACCCGCTAGCCAAGAGAACCCTGCCCGGATTATTGGATACATGATGACAATAGGGAGCGGCCGGGAACTTTCTGAATGTTGTCTATTTACCTCCCAGACTGGAGAGCCCGACCTGCCGAGCCTTTGTTATAACATTTAACCCTTCTTCTCCAAGTGAATGGGCTGGTGGCCGGTGTTCTTATGCACCCCAGAACCTCTATCCAAGtctcttatcctagctatctttgtggtATAAagagaatgggttaacctagcgattgttggtgctttgcacttggttctatgaacatcctcattGTACCGGCGATCAATTGcttcactttcttatgacaaatgacTTTGTTTATAATGACTTATTTgaagtagctttggataaagcgtctgctgaatgccctgaatgtagCAGTAAATGCAGGACAGGGGGTACTCACACTGCACGCTGAGAGCGAAGGGGATGCGGAAGTCGGTGGTGAGGGCGGGGTGGCGCACCACGCAGGTGAGGCTCTGGCCCTGGGCGTGGCTCTGCGGGCGCCACACGTAGTGGGCCTGGACGGTGGCGGTGCCGTTGGCCTCGTCCTGCGTGGCCGGCTCCGAGCGGCCGTCCAGAGACGTCTCCCAGGACACGGTGGCGGCCGGGCGGCCCCGCTCCGCCACGCACGTGGCCACCACCGACTCTGCGGCGCCGTCCAGCAGCGGGGTGGGGCCCGCCGACACGTACACCTTGGGCtccactgaggggggggggaaggcaagGACgacgagaggggaggaggaggaggaaggggcacGAAAAGGCAAAAGGAAATTGGAGGGGGAGAAGATGggaggagaaaaaggagaaggagaaggaagagaaatgGAAAAGATGGAAGAAATTTGAGATGGAGAAAATGGGAGGAGAAAAGGGAGAAgttgggaggaagaggagcagaaatggcgggaggagaagatggaggaaattggagggggagaagaagaagatgggaggagaaggaggaggaagagaaatggACGGAGGAGAAGATGGAAGAAATTTGAGGTGGAGAAGATGggcgggggagaaggagaagatggaaggaggaggaggcgtgaagacaggagcagaggaagaggaggaagagcaaaaGGGTTGTGAGATCAGGGGGTCAGGAGACAGAGGTAGAGGGGATGGAAAGAGTGGAGGAGATGTACGTTAGAAGATGAACATTGATCATAACAGTCTAtggaacatgaataaataatgacCATCATAATGCATGACGAGACGTGGAGTGGACTTCAACACACTTAACCACTAGGAAAGAGGAGACTTTCTAAATATCTTCACATTGGTCTTTATTAAAAATGCATGCGCAATGCCAGTCCATCTTATAGGGGCCCTTTACCGGACACTCGAATGGATGGTGCTGTTGCGTATATTGTTGTACAGCAAATATAAATGGTGCATTAGTAAATGGAAATGGCAAGAATACCATCATTAAACTCTCGTACTGTAGCAGCAACACGATCCATGAACACCCTTCAttatgtgtcacacacacacacacacacacacacacacacacacacacacacacacacacacacacacacacacacacacacacacacacacacacacacacacacacacacacacacacacacacacacacacacacagtaatcaAACAGCCCAGTGTCGGCCTGTATTCAGCATTTGACACCCCAGTGTCTTGTACTGAGGGGGGTAAGGTTACCAACGTCCTGCTCAACGGCGATACAAGCCGGCGTAGTATTACTCTGTCTTCCTGGGGAGGACTCTGGATAACAGGGGATTCAGACTGAACACAGATTCTCCACAACAGGGAGTCACAACAGATCCATCCCAGGCAGGAGAGCGGGCGAGGTGTAACGCAGATCCCCGATACCTGTTGCGTGGGACGCTACGATGAGGCAAGGCGCTTTTCCTTTGTTCTGACGCTACAGAGGAAGATGGTGGGGTAGATTGTTTCATAATAGGCAACCTGTCCAGTCAGCATTTATGCCCGAGAGGGTTTTAtagaaggaaggggggggggggggggggcagttcaAACGAGGGGCTGGAAGGTAccatgggaggagagagggagagagctgcaTAGGAAATATTAACAGGGTTAACATTGAGTACACCGGCAGAAAGCTATCTCCCTTTTCCATCAGTATGCTTTCTGGACGATTTGTTCCATTTTCCAGACccatttgtttttaaatatcGCCTTCCTGTGGCACCGTACCACTGCCTCCCTAATGTGGACAAAACCTCCAACAGTTGTTCCACTAACTACtaaccgccacacacacacacacacacacacacacacacacacacacacacacacacacacacacacacacacacacacacacacacacacacacacacacacacacacacacacacacacacacacacacacacacacaccgagtcaTCTGGCAGCCTGCTCCCCGACCAGGCTGCGCTTCAAGATACAACAGCGGACCCTAATAACCCCCGACGTTCCTGCTTCCAAAAATACCGCGCGCCTCCTCCACGCCTAGCGGGAGGGGAGAACCTGCCCTTCCCAACCCTGGGTCTCGCATTCTTAAATCACTTGGCTCTTCTGTTTCTCCTCCACACCCCCTGACCCGCGCACACCCACCTCCTActcctacccctacccctacccctaccccccatccccaccaccaactccacctccaTGCACAGTAGTGGCTCTATGTTGGGACGACCTGGCGGGGTGTGTTGCAGAATAAACCCCTCACATGACGTGTTCATTTAGGGGGTGGCGGACCTGTCCGGGGGAGGTGGGGCCCTGGATGGGTGGAGGAAAAGCTAGAgagtgggtggggagggggggggaaacgacTGAATTGGGCAAAAACGATTTCCTGTCCAGCAGCGGGGGAAAACCGCCAGCTCCGGCCCTTCCCCGCCCACCTGGGGCCCCGGTGGGATTGGGCCCTCATCTGTGTGCAACTGAGGCAGCGGACAGGACCCTGAATGGATGTTTCAACTGTTTTCCCCCGCATGCAGCGACAGATGGGGCAGTCTCACTGAGTCTGTGTTTCTTAAAGGGTCGATGTGATTTATGTTCCCCGCGTCACAGCGGTTCTGAATAATAAAGGGCTTTCGGTGTCGGGCTCAGCAGGATTTTGCCCTCCCTCGCCATGCAACCGGTGTCCGCCCATGTCATGACTCGGCGGAAAAAAACAACGACATCCTCATTGGAATACAGACTAATAAGCAGAAATAATGTAGGGAGAAGGAAAACACACTGACCATTGTTAACTCagggagttcaagtacctctcAGAGTGGGCGAGTCATTCTCTGCGACGTTGGTTCCACTTCGATATCTGCTTCTGAAGTCTACACTGtgcacaaaacgtgttttcccATGAACTTGTTCACAGAAGGACATCTATATTGGTTCCCATTCACTGCAATATTTTCCTTCGTCAGATTTGAACCTTTCCCCTATTTCTTGTAAATTTGCCTAACAAATCATAGTTTCCGCAGAATCAGCACGGGCAGAGATGAACCTTAGTGCATGCCTGACACTTGTTGCGAAACAAGGGTCAAAAGAGTTTACACCAGATAACGGTTTTATGTCAGATTGTTTAAAAGTGCAAAGGAATCACGTTTCTTCTGAGATACATTCATCAATGTTCCACGGATGTCCCCGACTGCCATGGTCTACTCTACGGGGATGAGGTTCTCTGAAGTAAAGCTAGGGCTTAACTAGCATAACAAACTGTTAGTGCATGGGTCACTGCAGCCTAACCCATGTAAAGAAAGCTCTGACTTTGTTTTGCTAGTAGATATAAAAAGTATTTGAGTTTGTAGAGGGAATACCACAGGTATGCATGTAATAGATCTGaataaatcaatttaatatcATACCAAAAAACAGCCGTGTTGGTATCTTTAGGTATATTCGAAGCCCGTACTTAACAACTTCAAAAACACCACATGGGACGTTACCACAATCAAATTGAACTGAAAAATGAGAACATACAAATTAAGTGTTTCCGTAGTCTCTTATTTCAACAGCAATGATTCACACAAAAATAACTATCtgccaaacaataaaaatagattttTAGCTGAGATAGCTGTCCTCTTTTCATATTCTGGACCATTGCGGTGTGCTGTGCTGGCCATTCAATTTCTTAAAGTAAAAACTCTTACAAAAGGAAGAACTGCATAGACGTGCTCTCCTTTCCTTATGCAGTACTTTCTCTTCCTTACAGGAGCCTTAAACTGCTGAGATCAGACACTGACAATTATAAAGCTCtggtgtaaaaaaaagaaaaataacacgTCTCCCAAGGACTGCTCGGTTCCCACGAAGCAACTTTCAAGAGAGCCTTCATATTTCAAAACATAATGCATCTCATATGCATTTCAACACAACCGTGGCTCAGAATCACGAGTGAGCGAACGCCTAAGTATAAAacacaagtgtgtttgtgtgtgtggaagacCAGGGGCTGTGGACGCCGCGAGACGACACCGGGCCTAGTGACGTCTGACTGAACTCTGGGCGCTCCCAGACACCGTGGCTGTGACAGTAGCACTTAATGTAGCCGCTCATTAGTCCCCAGAGACAGCCAGACTCTCCGGAGGCAGAGGGGAATCTGCTGTGTGCGGGGCAGCCGCCAGAGCTCACGGACGCCATCCGACCATCAATTCAGGAAGACGGGGCGTGGAAATTCGCCCTGACCACAGGCTTTACCGTTCAGACACCTCCAAACAAAAAAGAAGAGATGTTTCCTGTGTCCACATGGTATGGTGAGTGCCTTACGGCCATGGTGTGGGATATGCATTATGCAAGTGTATACAGTCGGCGTTGGTGATTGACTCGGGGGTAGGCTAAGAAAGCACGGCATTTTGGGGGTATGCCTGTATGTGCAGTTTTGTTTGGATTAAGGCTGGGAATCTGCATAGAATGTAGCCGTGAATTTGGCAAAGACCAGCGTTATGAATATTTATAGGGGACACTGAAGCACGCTCGACATTATTCAAGGGGACTCAACAAATCAGTAGGAAGACTCAGTGCTCAAGGGAATTCTTGCACTTTGTAACCCTAAAACAAGAGCcaactttcttttctttcttggcCGTGAGACAGTGAGATGAGTGAGGAGAGTGGGACCACCGGGCTGCGGGGATTATGACGTGGGTGACCTCTGGCCAGGTAGACGTCTGGGAGCTGGATCACTCAGGAGAGTGCTTTTTCCCTCCAGGGGCGACAGTCCCAAGAATAACTTTCTACTTACCTGCGTCTGGGGAGGCCCTAGTACCTAGTGCTACATCTATGGCGCTCCTCGTGACCGGTACTGCACGGTGATTAGTTATGGATCACATCAACGTGCTCACTGGTGTGCACGGCGCAGTTAAAAATGGACGGTTGGTTGAACCTATGCTCCTATGCTGTTTACATGAGAACGAAAAGGTTAAGCCGAGTTAATCTCAAGATAATAAAGCTATCGACTTTACCAGACAAGAGTACTTGGGAGTTGGGCTGTGTATTGGGTGTATACAATCAAACTAGGGGTGTGCACGGGTTCACGTGTcaccggttagtaaatcataaccgtttaggaaaaatctgtaaacgaaaaccgtaaaaaaaataataataatcaccgcaccattgtttcaatgggaaacgcgacggtccatactttcaacataaagtttacatatttataattcgaaattcgtcccagcctttataccacaaaTACTCAAGGGTCTATAGCATGTAAacgtgttgtctgattacagtttaacaaatttttcacaatttaacagctctcgttttgaagaataatcactgcaccattcgtttcaatgggaatcgtgacggtctatacttttaacataaagtgtacatatttataaattgaaattcgtcccagcctttataccacagatactatagggtatATAGCAAATAActgcgttttctgattacagttcaatgtaacagtaagctgacaacatcctaTTTAACACCGCAACTttaaattaaccacacggagataaccatggcaaccggtcaaacaaatgttctttttgcgatcattctgctcgtgcatccgccgtgttgataaacaaataatccccctatagcgAGGCTGCGGTCCactttaaaataattaaaaataattgattaattaataaaaaaaacttaaCCGTGTACACGAAAAAAAAGGGGGTTGTGTAACCGTTTACAATCttttgtaaccgttcacacCTCTAGTTCAAACTATTGCGTACAATACTCATAATTTATCGTTGAATACAGTATAATTACATGTAATTAGTTTACGCAACACTACCACGGCATCTCGGGGACAATGCATCCTGAAGAAGTACAAAACAACTCTTAGTGGTGAGCAGAAATATGCTCTCCCAACAATAATCTCCAACTCTCAAAAAGCCCACTCGCATGAGTACAATTGTTGAGTGGGCCGACATCGTTAGCAGTGAGAAGCACCCAACAGTCAAGTTGTCAGAGGGGCATAAATCCTACATACCTAATACATTAACGGTGGTGGACGCCTGGGTGTTGCCTAGCGGGAACGTCGACACTTTGCAGGTGTAGGAGCCGATGTCGGCGAAGCCGACCCCCTCCAGGATGATGGTGGCATCGTGCACCGAGGCCGACAGGAAGGAGACGCGCCCGGCGTACTCCTTGGAGATTGAGATCCCGAATTCGGGGTTGTACACCGCTATCGTGATGGGGCCAGAGCGCAGATGGCGCTCCCAGGAGCTCTGGGTCAGGTTGGAGCCCACCTCTATCTTGCATCCCAGGGTGATGTTCTTCCCCAGCACCGCGTTCACTTTCTCGGGTACGATCACTTGGTTAGCGCTCGCGCctgcggagagggagaggaacaggAAAGAGATCAGACGGAGGAACGGCGCCCAGCGACCGAATCCAGAGTTGGAGTTCGGCGGGGCTCGGGTTACTTCTGATGTTGTCTTATGGTGACATCACAGACCGAACTTGAGCTCCTCcggtttattttttctttcaaccGAGATCCAACGCATGCAAATGCAGATGAAACAGCTTTACAGGGGCCTACTTATTACACATGCAACACATTTTCTGTAGACAGAGGGGAAAACATGACTGATAGCGTAGCAGTGTTCAGAAAGATTTCTTTACAAATCAGGGTTTAGTTTAAAGCTTTTGAGAAAGTAGCTCAGCGCCTGAAGAGAAGATTGTCTTTCTGCGTGAAATGTAAACCCATCTGCAACCAAAAGCCTAGGGTACATGAAGATAACCATTCAAACTGTTTTTCCGTAGGTATAAAAAAGGCACTTTGTTTTGAACAACACATTTCGCCCCCCTACCAAGTAGTGCTCTGTGCTTACTTGTGCAGTTCAATCAACCTACAGCTGCACAGTGTGCCAGAACACAGGCCTGCAGTACGGCCTTCACAGCTCTCCCCGAAGGTTCTCCCTTGCCTTCTAAAAGCCATGAAGCCCCCTCCTTGTGGTGTTCCACTTTCCATCCTAATAAGCAACACACATTCTCCCCAGGACACCCAGACACAGCCTCGGCTAATTATCAGAAGACCTTTTAAAGCAGGATGGGAggacgcagggggggggggggggggctgctcgaAAAAAGAAACCTGGAACGAGATTAAACAAAGCGTTCAATTCGAACCGTTCTTTCTGCCTTGTTTTACAAGATCCTTAATCTGAGTCAGTGCCCACCGTGGGTGTATTTAGACATGAAGGAGAAGTGACACAAAACCTGCAACATGGAGGCTTAGGACTTGGCTCTGAGTCCTGGCTGCCGTCGCTTGGCTGAGGCGTTCAGCTTGAATGTAGGACAAAAGGATGAATGTGCTGGGTAATGGCGGTCTGCATAGCCCTGGcataaaaataaaagccttcAACTAAGATCTATTTGGGAGGCAACCCTCTAAGGCGTGTGAATGATGGAGATTTGTGTTCTTAAACACTACATGAAGCTACTAACCATTGCTTTGCTAGCGTCAGACGGGTAAAATGTCgtataacaaaataaacaaacagctcaagaaacaaacagacaaccGTGGAGATTGATCGCACTATCTCGGCAAGTAAACATCTGAAATCCAAACTGAGATGCATTACAAGTTGTGGTCAAAGTCAAAGAGATCGTTTTTTCCATCCATTCCAGAGAAACAAAAACAGGCGTTTTTTTCCTTCTCTGGCCATAGTACAAATGAGTCACGGATGCCTACATATAGACTCGTGCCTACACATTTACAACATGCTGTGTGGCTATGAGAGCTTTAATATGACTTAACCGATGCATGGGACTTCCATTAAAAACGGGGGCTTTTTCAGTTCTACACCGAAAAAGGGGAAGTGAAAAACTCTAAACGAACTTTCAGTTTTGCTTTTCGTCAAACAACGAACGTTTTGCATTTCCCTTAACCCTTCGGTTAAGGGAAGCGAGAATATTTAGGAGACTTGAATATCTCTCTCTAGTACCTTACCTACTCTCCAATGTGTATGAGGTACTCTGAAGCTTC harbors:
- the nectin3a gene encoding nectin-3-like protein; amino-acid sequence: MEKKLPRNKTLPLNGPLPFTLLFILCGLTCASANQVIVPEKVNAVLGKNITLGCKIEVGSNLTQSSWERHLRSGPITIAVYNPEFGISISKEYAGRVSFLSASVHDATIILEGVGFADIGSYTCKVSTFPLGNTQASTTVNVLVEPKVYVSAGPTPLLDGAAESVVATCVAERGRPAATVSWETSLDGRSEPATQDEANGTATVQAHYVWRPQSHAQGQSLTCVVRHPALTTDFRIPFALSVQFAPVVRILGDDKNWYVGQKDVRLECGAKANPPARNFTWMRMDGPMPHGVVISNYSFAFTRPLDRNDSGVYRCEVLNDIGLRSQDVHLWIQDPPSTTAAPTTAASLHRDAPGNSTAAGERRAQLTSPTLASLPDSSLGTIVGGAVGGVLFLALLLVLAAVCCMRKRRTFRGDYYTKQYLGPSDMQKEAQLDVLQPHELQEVYGDKGSNGGSSGVGGGKGSSQDLKPKPGGDVIYPEYPNERKEHDDWGVGHHRAGDGHSDEPYYPEHYKNSHNVHPCGPPVHSSTVNGSPYVPEDCYDNNGTDSDYVSHMDGSVISRREWYV